CAATACCTTTACCAACAGCGGCGGCGCTGTCGGCATCGACGTCCGCGGTGACGGTTTATTGAGAATGTTGATTGACGCCAATATCGCCAACACGACCGCCCGTCAGGCCATCGACATCATTACCGGGGATGCGGTGGGCGATGCGGCTGACGTCGATCTGACCATTACCAACAACGACCTGACGGTCAGCGGAACGGCTGCCAATCCCAACAATGAGGCCATCGCATTCCTGGGTGATCGCGATACCAACAGCTGCCTCAACGTCCGCGGCAATACCGGGGTGGCTTCCGGTACGCGTGAAGACATTGCCATTGAGGACTTTACGACCGCGTCGGGAACGGTGCGTCTGGAAAGTGGAGCCACGGATTGCGGCGGCAGTCCCTGCGCTGACGGTGAAGCTCATTTGCTTGCAAACAACACGATTACCGACGCATTCACCGACCCGCTGGTCCTGGTTGCGCCGGGAACATGTGATACCCCCCCCTAATCGGACACCCTCTAGTCAAACTAGAACTTGAAAGGAGTCAGCGTGTCAGAACCCTTTTTAGCCGAAGTCAGGATGGTCGGATTCAACTTCGCCCCGCGGGGGTGGGCCTTTTGCGACGGCCAGATTCTGCCCATTAATCAAAACCAGTCTCTTTACTCGCTGCTGGGCACCACCTATGGTGGCGACGGACGGACCTCGTTTGCGCTTCCCGATCTGCGGGGACGCACACCCATACATGTGGGGAGCAGCAACGGGGGGGGCGACCACCGCGAAGGGCAGAAGTCCGGCGAAGAGACCCACACCCTGGCCGCCAACGAAATGCCACAGCACAACCATATCGTGAAGGCCTCTTCCAGCGATGCCGACTCGGGTCCGCCGACTAACCACGTCTTGGCCCGCAGCACAACGCCCGAGGCTTACCGGGCCGCCGGCAACCTCGGCAACATGTCCACTCAAAGCGTCCTCAACGTCGGAGGCGGACAAGCTCACGAGAACATGCAGCCCTACTTGAC
The sequence above is drawn from the Acidobacteriota bacterium genome and encodes:
- a CDS encoding tail fiber protein, whose product is MSEPFLAEVRMVGFNFAPRGWAFCDGQILPINQNQSLYSLLGTTYGGDGRTSFALPDLRGRTPIHVGSSNGGGDHREGQKSGEETHTLAANEMPQHNHIVKASSSDADSGPPTNHVLARSTTPEAYRAAGNLGNMSTQSVLNVGGGQAHENMQPYLTVNFCIALQGLFPSRN